A region from the Papio anubis isolate 15944 chromosome 6, Panubis1.0, whole genome shotgun sequence genome encodes:
- the KLHL32 gene encoding kelch-like protein 32 isoform X11: MVYEPNQNKWISRSPMLQRRVYHSMAAVQRKLYVLGGNDLDYNNDRILVRHIDSYNMDTDQWTRCSFNLLTGQNESGVAVHNGRIYLVGGYSIWTNEPLACIQVLDVSREGKEEVFYGPTLPFASNGIAACFLPAPYFTCPNLQTLQVPHHRIGTI; this comes from the exons ATGGTATATGAACCTAACCAG aataaGTGGATAAGCCGTAGCCCCATGCTGCAGAGAAGGGTCTACCATTCCATGGCTGCTGTACAAAGGAAGCTTTATGTTCTTGGAGGCAATGACCTAGACTACAATAATGACCGGATCCTTGTGCGCCATATAGATTCTTACAACATGGACACTGACCAGTGGACACGTTGCAGTTTCAACCTGTTGACTG GCCAAAATGAATCTGGAGTTGCTGTCCataatgggagaatatatttagTTGGTGGATATTCAATTTGGACAAATGAGCCTCTGGCTTGTATCCAG GTACTGGATGTAAGcagagaaggcaaagaagaagtaTTCTATGGACCTACACTCCCTTTTGCTTCCAATGGAATAGCAGCATGCTTCCTTCCAGCTCCATATTTCACATGCCCTAACCTTCAAACTCTTCAAGTGCCTCATCACAGGATTGGCACCATCTGA